The genomic stretch TTTACCTACCTGCAATAAAAGAAGCTCAGCTGAATATTTACATGCGTTTAGGAGTAGTAGATGTATATGCGAGGTGGATACGACAATTAAGCCAAACGAAGATAAAATTAGAATGGTATCTAAAAGTAGGAGAAAATGAGTATTACGCAGATGTTACTTAAACCTTTGATGGGGTGGGTAATAGCGAAGTTTCTATTTCTGTGAGGTACTGTGCTCTATACAGGGCCTAATGCTAAGATCCTATACATACCTAATCTCTTTCTTATTTAATGGCTATAGAGCAATTACGAAAACGCTTATCTACGTGTATATTCGTTATTTATCTGTTAGAAGCAAAGGTAGAAGCTCAGGAAGCTTTAAGACAGCACTGAGCTTCTGGGGACCCCTCAAGAATCCTTATTGCTTCAGATAACAGAGCTGGAAATCTAATAATTTGCGACGAAATGTATCATTGTTTATACAAGAATACCAACAAATAGTAAGTAGTAAGGAACCCCACTTCTCCTAAATCTAAAGGTATAATATAAAAGGTGTTATAACAGTGATAAGGAACTATCCTAACACAGATAAAACACTACTTTTGTCTAAACATGAAATCAAGAGATACTTCTTCTGGATAAAAGATATAAATAATAACTCAGCTTATCTATTTTTTTTTAACCTTCTTCGGCCTTTCCGTCCTACTTTAATCCACATATGACGTTCATCATCCTTGAAAAACCGTATATTGATGATTTTTAAAGGAGTCCAGATCTCCTTGAAGTAATAATTAGGCATTGCCATTCACTCCTTGAAATATTGTATGATAAAGAGAGTATATAATAAATGTACCACCATATTGTGTCGTTAATTGTCTGTAAAACAGCAAAATTATCCGACAAAATCTATATGGTAATTACATAAGTACGCAAGTTAAAATTCTGGTAGTAGAAAGGTACGAACTGTGAGAAGACTCTTTATCATCGCATGGTGTTTTTTATTGTTCATAGGAACTTGTACAGAAAGTGTAGCCTCCGCATTGACAAACTTTCATATTCAGCTTAATTTCAATAATGATCCAAGCTGGAGTGAACTGTGGCAGATTCCTCGAAGTTACTCAAGAACGTATATCATTCAAAAGCTAGGCCATTTCTTTGGTTTTTTTATACTGTCTATGTTGATGACTAACTTTGGACGTTATAAGAGAGGGTTGATCTACGCGATCGGTTATGGAGTTCTAACTGAACTAATACAGCCGTTCTTTTTTCGAGATGCAAGAGTATCGGATATGATGATTGATTCAGCAGGGATTTTTCTCGCATATTACATATGTCTAAAGTCACAAGAAAAAATCAAATAAAAAATATTGAAGAAAATTACAGCCTTGCATAATGTATGGCTGTTTTTTTTATAAAATCAAACTTAAAGATAGAAAAATAACATTCTTTTTTAAAAAAAGTTTGTGAAATTTATCCAAAGTCTTTCATTATTTGCTACATATTGATATGATGAAGAAGTAATTTTAGGAAAATCAAGGAATTAAGATAGAAATTTGTTATTTAAAATGTTTTATACTCATAGATTTCAATTCTTTTAAGGGAGTTTTCAAATGATAGACATACATAGTCATATACTCCCATATATGGATGATGGGGCGAAAGATTGGGCCATGGCTATAGCTATGGCGAAGCAAGCACAGGCTGATGGAATTAGGTACATAGTAGCTACACCGCATCACAGAAATGGGCGTTACATCAATGAATCATTCAAGGTGCTTGAAATGGTAGATTTGATGAATTCTAAACTGAAAGAATTAGATCTGAATATTACGATTTTCCCCGGGCAGGAGATCAGAGTCCATGATGATTTATTGCGTCACTTTGAAGATGGTGAGATACAATCACTTCATGATTCAAGATGTATGTTGTTAGAATTACCTTCGTCTGGTATCCCCTCAACAATGGAAGATATTATCCATGAATTATCTTTAATGAATATTCAAGTGATTATTGCACATCCGGAACGAAATGCTGAAATTGCTCGTGATCCAAATCGGCTAGAACGACTGATAGAACTTGGTGCACTAGCTCAGTTAACAGCTCAGTCTGTTACAGGAGAAACAGGTGGAAAGCTTCAGAGGCTTTCCTTAGATCTGTGTAAAAAAAACCTGATTCATTTCATAGCTACAGATGCACATGACCTAGAACGTCGCCCCTTCCAGCTATCTCGCAGTTATCAAGTCATTGAGAAGAAGCTGGGTCCTGAGATGGTGAATTATCTTAAAAACAATGCAAAAAAATTGGTAGACAATCTTGAAATTACAACTAATGAAATTGTTAAAGGTGGATTCCCTAGAAATAATTTCGCGAAGGCTCTGTCGGGAATGTTTCGAACAATCAAATGAATCAAAGATTTATCATGACTTGGATCTTGTATAAAGTGATATCTAAGTATCTAAGTTGTGACAAATATAAAAAAGTACATCACAGAGGTGAAGCAAAGTGTCATTTAGAAAAAAAGTAACCCTATCCACACTTGCAGTTAGTATGGCTGCAGCAACATTAGCAGGAATACCACTCAGCAATGAAGGATTAGCTAAACAATTGGGAGCTAATGTGGTTTCAGCAAGTTCGAATCTGGATATCGTGAAGAACAAACTAGAACGTTTATATGCTGAGTTAGATTTAGTAGATAAGTCGAATCTCCGAGCTCTTCGTTCGGAAATCGACAGCAAGATCGATTTGATAGCATTTGAGAGCAGTTCTGCCTCATTACTTGCACAGACTAGCAAGGCAGGCGTCTCTAAGGAAACTGTATTTAGTTTGTTTAAGGCGGTAACAACACTAACTTATGATCCGTCATACGAAAATCTGGTAGAGATTCGTAAGAATACGGAATATATCGATGCGGCTAAAAAGATCGGAGAAGCGGGCGGAGTAGATGACCTGACAGTAGACGATCTAGCTAACTTCCTATTTGGCAACAAGGGAATCGAATCTCAAATCGTAAATATTTTAAAAAATAAGTCGCTTAAAGAGTTGACTGATCTTTTAAACAATAGTGAAGCTCGTAATAAGTTACTCCGCGATGCTTACCGCAGTGTTTTAAATACTGCTGTTGGCAACCAGTCTGCAGCAGATGCGCTTAATAAACTAGGGATTACAGAAGATATGATTGCAAGCACTGTTACAAGCGTACAGAAAAAACTCGACCCTACAATCGTAAAAAATGCAGTTCTTTCACTCGGTTTTGCATATATCCAAGCTGTGAATATTGAGTTGCCTAAAGATCCAGGATCTTCAATACCTCCAAGCAATGGTGGAGGAGGCGGTGGATCAGTAACTCCTCCAACAACTCCAGCTCCTTCTGGTTCACTACAAGAACTGTTGAAATTTGATGCTTCTAAATTGGTTGAAATCGTGAATGACAAAGCAACTCTTAAGCTGAATGATGCTGATATGATCAGATTAAATGAAGCAATCAAGGCAGCAGCAGTAAATGAAAAAGGTGAAATTATACTTTCCATTGAACTGGGAACGGTAGGCGCTTCTTCTTTAAATGCACCGCTATCTAAAGCAATTATCGAAGCAGCGAAATCTGCTGGTATTGATAAGATTGCTTTAACTGTTAATAGTTTGACTTTTACACTGCCAATCAGTCAATTCAGTGGTTCGATTAATTTGTTCATTAATAAGAAGGACGACGCTGTTATTTCTCAGATTAGCAATCTGAAATTAGCTTCAGATGTATACGAGTTTTTGTTTGAAGTAGGCGGTAAACAAGTAACCTCATTCCGTGAGCCAGTTACTATACGTATTCCACTTCGCAATGTGAGTGTAGATCAAGAACTTTTAAGTGTGGTTAAGGAAGTTCCAGACGCTCTGCAGTTCCACGGCGGAGTACTAGACGGTAAGTTTATTGTAGAGCAGCGCGACACCCTCTCCACTTATGCTGTTGTAGAAAATAAAGTGAAATTTAAAGATCTTGCCAGCGTACAATCTTGGGCAGGACGCCAAATTGAGGTTGTAGCTGCTAAAGGAGCTATTGAAGGTAAAGCATCGGGTGTGTTTGCACCAAAAGATTCTGTAACTCGTGCTGAGTTTGCTAAAATGCTAATTCGCTCACTTAACTTGGAGAATAGTTATGCAACAGAATCCTTCACTGACGTAAAGGACAATGATTGGTTTGCACCTTATGTGGCTGCTGCAGTAGAACTTGGTATTATCAATGGCCGTACATCAACTAAATTTGCACCACACGATAAAATTACTCGCGCTGAGATGGCGACAATGATAGCTCGGGCGGTTAATGTTACACAAAACGTAACAGATGAGGATAACACGGATAGTATCCTAAAGCAGTTTGCTGACGCAGACAAAATTGGGCCAGCCTACAAACAAGCAGTAGCTTTTGCGGCTGATAAAGGTCTTGTAGTAGGAAGCAATGGTAAATTTAATCCGAAGAAAAACGCGACACGCGCAGAAGCAGCCGTAATGATTTACCGGACAATGAATTATAAAAAATAATGAGTGTAAGGACACCTTCCCCTCATGAGGATGGGAGGAAGGTGTTCTTTAAAACGTGATAAATCTCGATTTTCTTTCAATATTAATGGAAGATTTGAAGAGCGTTATGAAATTAAAGATATAGTTGGAGGGAAACTTACGTGTCACGTGAATTAGATTTGAGAGATATTTTTCAGGTAATTCAAAAGAGATTATGGCTGATCGTACTTATTATGGTACTGATATGTTCACTTGTCGGAGTTTATAGTGTGTTTATTAAAAAACCGGTATACGAAGCTTCTACAAAAATTGTTGTAAATCAGACCCCGTCAAACTCAGGAACTAATCAATTGGACCTCAATCAAATCAATACCAATATCCAACTTATCAATACATACAAAGAGATTATTAAAACTCCAGCAATTCTTGATCAAGTTGTGGAAAGTTATCCCGAGTTTCAGTTAACTACTGAGGATTTATCTAATAAGATAAACGTAAACTCTGTAAACAACACACAGGTAATGACCGTAGTTGTTCGGGATTTATCTTATGTGAAGGCAGCAGAAATCGCTAATGCAATTTCGAAAGTTTTTAAAAGTGAAATACCAACAATATTTAATGTAGAGAATGTATCAATCTTAAACGAGGCAAAGACAGAACCCTCAGTAAGACCACAGCCAGTAGGGCCCAATATTATACTTAATTTAATGATTGGGTTTGTTGTCTCTTTAATGGCCGGTGTGGGATTAAGCTTTGTACTTGAGTATCTTGACGATACCATTAAGACAGAAGAGGATGTGAAAGAGTTTTTGGAGATGCCAACGCTTGCGATGATTACAAGAGTAAGTCAAAACGAACAAGAATCATCCCAATCTTATTCAACATCCATAAGTGGGGGGAAAGATCATGTCACGATTACAAAATAAAAAACGTCACCTTATTGTTTTAACTAACTCGCGTTCCCCAATAGCAGAGGCATACCGATCACTGCGTACAAACATAGACTTTTCTTCCGTCGATCAAAGAACACAAGTAATTATGGTAACCTCATCTGGACCTGAGGAAGGTAAATCAACGGTTGTAGCTAATTTAGCAGTCACCTATGCGCAAGATGGGCGAAAGGTGTTACTAATTGATGCCGATATGAGGAAGCCAACAGGGCACCGTACGTTCCAATTGACCAATAGAACAGGGTTGTCTTCGGTGCTGTCAAATCAGAGCGATTTGGAAGAAGTTATTCAACAAACAGAAGTGCCTAATCTGTATATAATGACTGCAGGGCCGATTCCGCCTAATCCTGCAGAGATGCTGAATTCTAACAGAATGAAATCGATGATGCAGTTGCTACGAGAGCAATTTGACATGATTCTAATTGATACTCCTCCCGTGCTTGCCGTCACAGATGCTCAATTACTCGCATCAAACAGTGACGGTGTCTTATTGGTTATTAATTCAGGTAAGGTTAAAAAAGATATCGCAATTAAGGCAAAAGAGAATTTACTGCGTGTGAATGCTCGTATGCTAGGTGTAGTCCTAAACAATGTTAAACGTAAAACCAGTGAAGAATACTACTATTACTACTACGGAAATTAACGCTTACTCAATTCTAAATTGGTAATGATGCATTACATAAATTTATTATTTTGGAGGCGCCAAAGCAATGAAATTAAATAAGGGGCTTGTTGCGTTATTTCTTATTGATATTTTAATCGTTTGGTTTAGCATTGGAAGTTCCTATTCGTTCCGGTTTTACGGCGATTTCCCTGCGGAATATAGACTGCAAATGATACAGTATGCTGGAATTTCAACGATTGGGTTCGGGATCAGTTTTTATTACTTCCAGCTGTATCGCAGAGCTTGGGAGCATGCAAGCGTAGAAGAACTTATTTCAATCTTGAAAGCAGTAGTCATAGGTGGTGTCTTGTCTACTGCAGTAACTTTATTGGTACTTCCAGAGCGCGTACCTATTTCTATTGTGGTTCGTTCTCTCGAGACCGTTTTACTTCTAGTCGGAGGATACCGTTTTATTACACGCATCATAGGGATCCGGACCAACCGGAATGCAGTGGATCCGGTTCTTAACAATGTATTAATTGTAGGAGCAGGTAACTGTGGAACACTGATTGCAAGAGAGATTCGTAGTTCTGCACTCGGTATGAAGATTGTTGGATTTATTGATGATGATTTAAAAAAGTACAAGATGCATGTTTTGGGAATTCCTGTGTTAGGAACACGGGAACATATTCCAAGTGTCGTTAAAGAGAAAGATATAAAAGAGATTATTATTGCCATGCCATCGGCAAGTAGACAACAGATTTCAGAGATCGTGGCAATCTGTAAAAATACAGGTGTGAAATTGAAGATGATGCCGAGGTTAAATGATCTAATCTCTGGCAAGGTTTCATTAAGCAAGGTGAGAGACATAAGTGTAGAGGACTTACTAGGAAGAGATCCCATTAAAACAGATCTGGATGGAATTATGAACTATGTTCATCATAAATCCGTACTTGTTACAGGTGCGGGTGGGTCCATTGGGTCCGAATTATGTCGACAAATATCAAGATTTGAGCCTAAAGAACTACTTTTGCTTGGTCATGGTGAAAATAGTATTTACACTATCGAAATGGAACTTAGAAAAACGTTCCCTGATCTTCAACTAAAAACTATTATTGCAGATATCCAAGACAAGGAGCGAATGAATAGTGTTTTTGATGAATGTCGCCCACAAGTCGTTTTTCATGCAGCAGCGCATAAACATGTTCCTCTGATGGAGCGAAATCCAACAGAAGCAGTTAAGAATAATGTGTTTGGAACAAAAAATGTGGCAGATTGCGCCGATGAGTATGGGGTAGAGAGATTTGTATTAATTTCATCAGATAAAGCAGTAAATCCAACAAGTGTGATGGGAGCAACCAAGCGTATTGCTGAAATGTATATACAAACATTAAACACATCAAGTA from Paenibacillus polygoni encodes the following:
- a CDS encoding VanZ family protein; this encodes MRRLFIIAWCFLLFIGTCTESVASALTNFHIQLNFNNDPSWSELWQIPRSYSRTYIIQKLGHFFGFFILSMLMTNFGRYKRGLIYAIGYGVLTELIQPFFFRDARVSDMMIDSAGIFLAYYICLKSQEKIK
- a CDS encoding tyrosine-protein phosphatase: MIDIHSHILPYMDDGAKDWAMAIAMAKQAQADGIRYIVATPHHRNGRYINESFKVLEMVDLMNSKLKELDLNITIFPGQEIRVHDDLLRHFEDGEIQSLHDSRCMLLELPSSGIPSTMEDIIHELSLMNIQVIIAHPERNAEIARDPNRLERLIELGALAQLTAQSVTGETGGKLQRLSLDLCKKNLIHFIATDAHDLERRPFQLSRSYQVIEKKLGPEMVNYLKNNAKKLVDNLEITTNEIVKGGFPRNNFAKALSGMFRTIK
- a CDS encoding S-layer homology domain-containing protein: MSFRKKVTLSTLAVSMAAATLAGIPLSNEGLAKQLGANVVSASSNLDIVKNKLERLYAELDLVDKSNLRALRSEIDSKIDLIAFESSSASLLAQTSKAGVSKETVFSLFKAVTTLTYDPSYENLVEIRKNTEYIDAAKKIGEAGGVDDLTVDDLANFLFGNKGIESQIVNILKNKSLKELTDLLNNSEARNKLLRDAYRSVLNTAVGNQSAADALNKLGITEDMIASTVTSVQKKLDPTIVKNAVLSLGFAYIQAVNIELPKDPGSSIPPSNGGGGGGSVTPPTTPAPSGSLQELLKFDASKLVEIVNDKATLKLNDADMIRLNEAIKAAAVNEKGEIILSIELGTVGASSLNAPLSKAIIEAAKSAGIDKIALTVNSLTFTLPISQFSGSINLFINKKDDAVISQISNLKLASDVYEFLFEVGGKQVTSFREPVTIRIPLRNVSVDQELLSVVKEVPDALQFHGGVLDGKFIVEQRDTLSTYAVVENKVKFKDLASVQSWAGRQIEVVAAKGAIEGKASGVFAPKDSVTRAEFAKMLIRSLNLENSYATESFTDVKDNDWFAPYVAAAVELGIINGRTSTKFAPHDKITRAEMATMIARAVNVTQNVTDEDNTDSILKQFADADKIGPAYKQAVAFAADKGLVVGSNGKFNPKKNATRAEAAVMIYRTMNYKK
- a CDS encoding YveK family protein codes for the protein MSRELDLRDIFQVIQKRLWLIVLIMVLICSLVGVYSVFIKKPVYEASTKIVVNQTPSNSGTNQLDLNQINTNIQLINTYKEIIKTPAILDQVVESYPEFQLTTEDLSNKINVNSVNNTQVMTVVVRDLSYVKAAEIANAISKVFKSEIPTIFNVENVSILNEAKTEPSVRPQPVGPNIILNLMIGFVVSLMAGVGLSFVLEYLDDTIKTEEDVKEFLEMPTLAMITRVSQNEQESSQSYSTSISGGKDHVTITK
- a CDS encoding CpsD/CapB family tyrosine-protein kinase, translating into MSRLQNKKRHLIVLTNSRSPIAEAYRSLRTNIDFSSVDQRTQVIMVTSSGPEEGKSTVVANLAVTYAQDGRKVLLIDADMRKPTGHRTFQLTNRTGLSSVLSNQSDLEEVIQQTEVPNLYIMTAGPIPPNPAEMLNSNRMKSMMQLLREQFDMILIDTPPVLAVTDAQLLASNSDGVLLVINSGKVKKDIAIKAKENLLRVNARMLGVVLNNVKRKTSEEYYYYYYGN
- a CDS encoding polysaccharide biosynthesis protein, encoding MKLNKGLVALFLIDILIVWFSIGSSYSFRFYGDFPAEYRLQMIQYAGISTIGFGISFYYFQLYRRAWEHASVEELISILKAVVIGGVLSTAVTLLVLPERVPISIVVRSLETVLLLVGGYRFITRIIGIRTNRNAVDPVLNNVLIVGAGNCGTLIAREIRSSALGMKIVGFIDDDLKKYKMHVLGIPVLGTREHIPSVVKEKDIKEIIIAMPSASRQQISEIVAICKNTGVKLKMMPRLNDLISGKVSLSKVRDISVEDLLGRDPIKTDLDGIMNYVHHKSVLVTGAGGSIGSELCRQISRFEPKELLLLGHGENSIYTIEMELRKTFPDLQLKTIIADIQDKERMNSVFDECRPQVVFHAAAHKHVPLMERNPTEAVKNNVFGTKNVADCADEYGVERFVLISSDKAVNPTSVMGATKRIAEMYIQTLNTSSNTKFVAVRFGNVLGSRGSVIPFFKQQIAEGGPVTVTHPEMVRFFMTIPEAVQLVLQAGSFASGGEIFVLDMGSPVKILNLAEDLIKLSGFEPYEEIDITFTGIREGEKLYEELLTDEENITATQHNRIFIGKPSEMNRSHLELEILRLQRVVADGSTSIKEIIDQIVPMYEVVS